The Mucilaginibacter gracilis genomic interval CGTCGGCAACCAGCGCATCATGTTTGGCGGCATCGCCGCTCATTAAGGCGTCAAACGCGCCTTCGCATACCTGCGATGTTAATTCTATTTCTTTCCCGGCAAGGGCAGCGCGGCGTTTTACCAAATCGCTTGTGGGCTCTAATGTGGTTGATAGGGTTGCAATAACGCCAATGCGTTTCCCGGTTTGCACGGCTAAATCGGCCATCGGTTGGTCAACCCGTAAAACGGGCACATGTGCTACTTCGGCGGAGGCCTCAACGGCGGCACCAATAGATGAGCAGGTAACCAGTATAAAATCAGCACCCGAATCTTCGGCAGAAGCTACGTAATCGGCAACGCGTTTACTAATAGCTGGTGTAAGTTGGCCGCGTTCGCGAATGTTGCGTACCAGGCTATCGTCAACAATATTAAATGTGGTTATACCCGGCAAATACTCTTTACAAAGCTGCTGAAATACAGGTATTAGCGTATGCGACGTGTGGATAAGTCCTAATGTTTTTGGTTTCATAATTATGTGGTTGTTTGGCCTTTAAGCACTAATTCAAAATAATTTTCGGCACCTACCTGGCCGCCTTTAAAGTTTACCTCCATACCATCGGCTGCCGAACCCGGCGCGTAAGCTTTGCATAACGGCGCTCCCGGCGAAACTGGAACTATCATTTCAACCGCCTCTATACCCATTGCGCGTGCAACATAGCCTGATGTATCGCCACCGGCAATGAGCAACCTTTGTAAAGTGGTTTTACCTGCCACACCTACGGCAATAAGGCCCAGTGCGGTACCATAAAGTTGCGCCGTTTTTTCGCGGATGTCGTTTTGGGTTAAACCTTGTTGGGCAAAAAAATCATACGTTTTCTTAAAACGCGGGTCTTCTGTACCCAAACTGGTATGTATAATAACCGGGATACCCCGTTGCAGCAGTTGCGCAATTAAATGGATATAAACAGCAACCGTAGTTTTGAGATCTTTTGAGCTTGCAATAGCAATGGTGTCGAGGGCTATATCGGCAAAATTATTATCTATAGCATATTCAATTTGTATTGCCGTAACCGGCGAGCAACTGCCCGATACCACTAACATGGTTTTAGCCTCTCCGGCAGCTTGCCATTCTGTTTTGCTTTGCGCGATACCCTGAGCGGCCCACAACTTACCCAGGGCCATCTCTATACCAGAGGAACCGATAGAAAACAAGGGCTTATCTGCCGATGCATAACCATCAATCAGTTGAGCTATGGGAAATAGCTGGTCTTCGTACAAGGCATCAAACAATATAATTTGCTTACCGGCATCTACCTGCTCCTGTAATTTTTTCTCGCTTTGTTGCTGGGACAAACCAATGGTTAAAATATCTATCAGGCCAATGGTTTGTACGGTTTGTTTAGCCAGGTGCAAACGCAAATCGCCTTCATCTGCCGGGGTAACCGGGTGCTTGCTCATTGACGGATGCCTGTCCAGCCGGAATATTTCGCCTTTGCTGCCTATCCCCATACGGGCAAACAGGTTACCAAAAGCGCAATACCTGCCCAATGCAGGGGCGGCTACCAACAGCGGTATAAATGGTGCGCTAAATATTTTTGCGCCAATATCGGCAGCTTTACCTATGCTGCCAATGCGCGGCGACGAATCAAACGTAGAGCATACCTTATAGTGTACATGCGGTACTCCTAATTGCTTCAGTGCCAAAAAGGCGGGCAGCAATTGGCCTTCCATATCGGCAGGCGACATCGATCGCGTCATGCCTGCTACGCCGATGGCTTGCAGGCCGTCGTACTTTTCTAACTGCTCAACCGTGGGAGCTACTATAAACAATACCGTTTTTATACCGGCACGGGTTAAAAATTCCAGCGCATCGGTTGATCCCGTGAAATCGTCCCCGTAGTAGGCCAGTAAAAGTTTATGCTTGTTTGCCATTATTTACTGCCAAATTTTGTAACCGATTTTGCAAATTCGGGGTATTGCTTTGCAGCATCCTGTAAAGTTAAGCCGTTTACTGCACCCTCCCAGGCTTGTTGCAGGGCCACTACCCCACCGCCCGGCCCATCGGGATGGGCCATAATACCGCCGCCCGCCATATAAAGCAGATCGGTGGTGCCGGTGCGGCGATAGGTTTCGAATGCCTGCCCGCCCCATTGCCCCGATGATACAACCGGAATAGGTGTTTCGCCTTTAAACAAAGGCGTTAAACATGCTTCCATCGAGCGCACTACCGAATCGTCGCTTTCCCAAAATTTGTTTTGGATGCCGTTCACATGTAGTTGGTCAACCCCGGCCAGTCGCCAAAGTTTTTGATACGCCGGGAACTCAATACCCAGCAATGGGTGCCTGTTTATCATTCCCCAGCCGTTGCGATGGCCATGTATCACCAGTTGGCCCTGGTCGCAAATCTTTTTTGTGCCTGCCAGGCCAACGCTGTTGATGCTTATCATAGCGCAGGTGCCGCCGGCTTTAACAATGTAATCGTATCGCGCAAGCATACTATCAACCTCGTCGCTCAGGTTGAAGGCATACATCACTTTTTTGCCCGTTTTATCTGCATGAGCATTAATTACATGCATAATGGCATCAACCCTGTCTTCAAATTTGGAATTAGCTGCCGATGATAATAGCTCATCATCTTTAATAAAATCAATACCTGCTTCGGCCAGGGTTTTTACCAACTGCGCCGTTTGCTGTGGCGACATGCCGATGCTGGGTTTAATGATTGTGCCAATCAGCGGCCTATCTTCAACACCGGTACTTTTGCGGCTCCCGGCAATGCCGAAACGTGGGCCTATAAAATGCTCGCCATAACTTGGCGGCAAATCAATATCCATCAGTTTTAAGCCCGTAAATTGAGTTATCTCGTATAAATTACCCTGTAAGGTAGATACCAGTACGGGCAGGTTATAACCAAAATTTTCTATCGACCACGAAACCTCAATAATGGCTCGATGGTACAAACCATCCTTAGCAGTAGCTCCCGGAATAGCCGGTTGGGTTACCGATTCCAAAGGTGTAATTTTTTCAACCCTCGCAGCAAAGCGCGCCTTCAGTTCCTCCGTTTCGCCGGGAACGGCTACAAACGTACCTGATGATTGTTCACCTGCCAAAACCTGCGCGGCTTTTTCTAAAGCGTACGGGGTTTCTATATAATATTTAGCGGTTATTCTTTCCATTAAGCAATACTCTTTTTTATTTTATATCCGCTTACGCCGAAGTATAAGATCACAATAAAACAGATCAACGGAATGATATAGCCGATCTGGATGTTATCGCCATTTAAATCAATAACTGTTGCCATTAAATAAGGCACAACCGCCCCACCTACAATGGACATAATGAGCCATGACGAACCAGGCTTGGTATCATCGCCAATGCCATCTATCCCCAAGGCGAATATTGTTGGGAACATGATAGACATGAAGAAACCGATAGCACCAAGGCAATAAACTACATAACTGCCCTTACCTAAAATTGCCACCGCGCATAATAACGCCGCTACAACCGCGTAAATAGAAAGCAGTTTGTGAGATTTGATGAACTGTAGAAAGATAGTACCCACAAAGCGGCCACCCATAAATAAAAAGCCATACATGGCTAAATAATATCCGGCCTTTATTTCGTCAAAACCAGCACCTTGCTTGGCCATACGGATAAAAAAACTGGTTACACAAACCTGTGCGCCAACATAAAAAAATTGTGCTACTACCGCCCACGATAGATGCTTGTGCTTTAATGCCCCAAAAAAGTTACCCCCTGATGTTTCTTCTTTAGTTGATGCTTTTATTTCGGGTAATTTGGCAACAAAAAATAAAATTGCAACCAATGCTAAAGCAATAGCTAATACAGTGTAAGGCATTTTTACAGACGAGGCTTCGTGCAAAAAATAGGCAGAGCGTTGGGTTACCGACATGGCTTTTAATTGTACCTCGCTATAATCGGTACCCGAAAGTATGAGTTTGGTACCTACAAACGGCCCAACCATAGCGGCAATACCGTTAAAAAAAGCCGCGATATTTAACCTTGTTGTAGCCCCGGCCGGGTCACCCAATATAGCCGAATAAGGGTTAGCAGCAGTCTCTAATATGGCAATGCCACAACCTATAATAAATAGCGCACCTAAAAACCCGGTGTAAGCCAATGCATTTGCCGAAGGAACAAACAATGCTGCGCCAATAGTAGCTAAAACCAAACCAATTATGATGCTGTTTTTATAGCCAAACCGCTTTAGCAGCATCCCCGCCGGAACGGCCATAAGGAAATAGGCCAAAAAGATAGAGGTATCAACCAATGTAGATTGACGGTTGTTTAACTGGCATGCCTTTTTTAAGTGCGGAATAAGGATGCCATCGAGGTTGTGTACCATTCCCCATAAAAAGAACAGGCTACATATCAGCACAAAAGGCAACATCAATGTTTTGCCTTTTAATGAGCTTTCGGAAATAACTTCGGTATTTGATGCTGGTTGCATGATATGGTTTTAAACGGTTTGTTTTTTTACAAGTAACAAATGATCGCACACCACAACCACTTCGCCATGCTGGTTAATAATTTCTACATGTTCGGTAACGGTGCCGTATTCGGGCTTTTTGGCCCCGGCTTTTTCGGATATGGTAATTTCGGAGTGGATGGTATCACCAATAAAAACAGGCTTTACAAAACGTAGCTTATCATACCCCTTTGAAAACGCTTCGGGATTAATTTCCGAAGCGGTTAGCCCGATACCGATACTAAATATCATGGTGCCATGCGCAATGCGTTGTTTAAACGGCTGCGTGGCGCACCACTCGGCATCCATATGATGCGGGAAAAAATCGCCTGTATGGCCTGCATGTACCACAAAATCTGTTTCGGTAATGGTACGGCCAAAGGTTACGCGTTTATCACCTATGGTATAATCTTCAAAAAAAGTTGATTTAAAGTACATTGTGTATTTTATTGGTTATTAGGTTATTGGTTTTATTTGCTTTTTAAATTCCCATCTTGAGAGGGGCGCAGTGGATTTGTGTGGTGGCAGGGGTGTGTTATTCATCGCGTGGAGAAAAAACACACCCCTCCGCCCCTCTCAAGAGGGGAATCGCACAAGGCCCTCGCTTTTATTATTACCAGGTTGATTATCAATATCCGAAATCGAAACTCCGAAATCCCAAATCATTAAAATCTTTCACTTACCACCACGCCGCCATTGTCGCTCGATAGGTAGGCACTTTCAACAACGGCCATCGTCTTTATAACGTCCTCAACACTGGTTGGCAGCACATCGCTTTCGCCGTTTTTATAACGCATCAGGCTGCTCATGGTGCCGATAAATGCATCCGGAAACCAGGAGCCTTCCAGTTCAATTTCGTGCCATTCGGGAGTTTTGCCTTCTTCTAAAACGCAATATTCAAATTTATCGGGCACGCCGTGCGGGTAATCCATCAGCAAACCCATACGGGCCTTAATTGCGCCTTTGGTGCCTTCCCATTTAATAAAGCTTTCCTGGTTATGCGGCCCAAAGGAATGATCGTGATTGGTATTGATAACGGCGTGCATGGTATCGCCATAATCAAACAAAATGGTTGAGCGCGACGACGATAAAGTTTTGGCCGGATGTTTCAATGTTTTAGCCATCACCGTTTTAGGGTCGCCCAAAAACGACCGCATCAAATCAATATAATGGATACTGTGGTATTGTATCTCCAAACGTGGATGCACCATTACATGCGGAAACAATTCCCAGGGGGTTTGTAAAGTTACGCGTACTTCCATATCGTATAACTCGCCTATTATGCCCTGCTCTATTAAATACCGGGCGGCGTTAACGTATGGTGCAAAACGGAGCTGGCAATTAATAGCTGCTGCCAGGTTTTTACGCCTGCAAACCGCCAATATTTTTTTACTCTGCCAAAAGTAGTCGCCCATGGGTTTTTGAATGAGCACGCCTACACCATCGGGCAATGCCTCCAGGGTTTCAATAAACTGATCGGGCATGATAGTAATATCGTAAACCGTATTGGCCGGCGAATGGGCAACTGCATCGGCAACGTTATCATAAACGTTTGGAATGCCCCACTCGGCGGCCAGTTTTTCGGCTTTGCCACGGGTGCGGTTAGTTATGCCAATTACATTAAAACCGGCCTTTTTATAGGCGGGCAGGTGTGCATCGCCAACAATGCCACCTGCGCCAATAATAACAATAGGTACCGCAGTATGTGGTAATATGGGTTTATAAGGTATTTGCATAATTTACAATTGGTTTATCTATTGCGCTTATTTTTTGCTGCCCGTGGGCAAGCAATTGCGCAACAGGTGTAGCTGTATTAATAGCAGCAAGTACAAGGTCGTCAATAATTTTGGCAATTTGCGCCCAATTGCCTTTTTGCGGTAACGAACGGGCGGTTTGGTGCAGTTGCTCCAATTTATGGTAATATGGTATAATGGCGTTAATGCCGCCATCAACCCAGGTAGAAATGCGACAGCCTATGCCGCCTTCAAGCGTTAATAATTTATCGTTACGGGCACTAACAGCGTAGCGTATAAAATTGTAAGCTGTTTGTTTATGCTTACTGCCCGCACCCACCGCATATACCCAATACACATTTAACGATGCCGGTTGGTTGCCCGCAGTATGTGGCATGTAAGCTATATCTACTTTGTTTTTCACTACCGATTCGTTTATCACCTCGCACATTGATGCAAAGCCAAACCAGTTAACCATCATGGCGGCTTCGCCACGGGCAAAGGCCATACCCGCCTGTACCGATTCGTATTGCATGGTATTGGGGTGTACAGCCTGTTTATCGCGCAAAATATCGCGGTAAAAAGTAAGGCCCTCCAACGCTTCGGTGGTATCAATGTTGATGAGGCCGTTATCGCTAACCAAACTGCCGCCACGTGTCCATAACTGGAGGCAAAAATCAAAAACGGTATTATGGCCGTCCGGCAATCCGGCGAAGACTGTTCCATATAAATTCTCTTCCGGACGGTGGAAAAATTGGGCAACGGTTTTAAAGTCATCCCAGGTTTTTGGCACTTGTAAATGCTTGCCGTGCAGCTCGTGGAACCTTTTTATTTCTTTAACATCGGTAAATAAATCTTTACGGTAAATTAAGCATTCGGGGCCGTCGTGAAAAGGTAATCCGGCAACGGCTTCTCCAAACTGCTGCATCGATAGCAGCGAACTGCTCCATCCCCAGGGATAATCATCGGGCGGGTTTTGTGTAATGTAGGGTTGCAAATTCTCTAAAGCCCCGGTTTCCCAGGCTTCGTAAAGCCAATCGGTAACTACGTGTGCAATATCCCAATCGCCATTTTTAAGGCCGTTTTGTTCTAAAATAGCATTGTGTAAATCGTCCAGATCCATCGGCACCATTTCGGCTATTAAGGTACAACCGGTTTCGGCACAATAGTTATCCCATAGCTTTTGCAGGGCAGTTTCAAACGGTCCAAATTTGCGGACGGCTATTTTTAATGTACCGCTACTCATGCTTGTTTATTAATTGCTGTATAATGGTTTGGTTATCCTCGCCAAGTTTTGGTGAGCCTTTAGGCGATGTAAGCAACTCGCCATCAATACGGATGGGGCTGCGCGTGGTGCGATAATTAAAACCATCGCTCATGGTTACCTGCTGTAGCATATCCAGGGTTGTAAAGCCCTCGTGCGCCATTAGTTTATCCCACGATAACACTTCGGCACACCATATATCGGCCTTTTGCAAAATATCAAGCCATTTTTGGCTGGTGCCCGATAATAAATGACCGGCTAATATGGCCTTAATTTCATCCCGCTTATGGAAAGCTTCGGCAACGTCTGTATAAGGTAGCAAAGCATCACAACCTAATAAAGTACCCAGTTGCGGTATGGAGCCCATAGCCAGGGCCATATAACCATCGCCGGTTTTGTATATGCCGTAAGGCGCACCTAAATAAGCATGAGCATTATTTTTTTCAGATCTTTCAGGCAATTTACCATCGTAATAATAGGTGGTAATGGCCTCAAACTGAAAATCGATGGCCGATTCGAGCATGCTTACCTGTACCAAAGCGCCTTCGCCACTAATGGTGCGGCGCAATAGGCAGGCTAAAATGCCTTGTGCCAAATGGTTGCCCGCCAGCATATCAATAATAGACAAGCCCATGGGTACGGGGCCGCCTGCGTTGCCACTTAACCAGGTTAAGCCGGTTAACGATTGCAACAATAAATCCTGACCAGGCTTATCTTTCCAGGGACCTTCATCGCCATAGCCGGATATTTCGCCGTAAATTACCGATGGGTTTACTTGCTGCACGCTGGCATAATCAAAACCCAAACGCTCCATTACGCCGGGGCGAAAGTTGTGCATTACCACATCGGCTTGTTTTACCAGTTGCCATATTTGAAGCTTATCCGCTTCGTTTTTAATATCGGCAGCAAAACTTTCCTTGTTACGGTTAATGGCATGAAATACCGACGACTCGCCATTCATGATAACGTTAGAGGTGTACAAGTGGCGGCATATATCGCCCGTAACAGGTTTTTCAATTTTTATAACCCGCGCACCCAAATCGGCCAGTTTTAAAGCTGCCGAAGGCCCCGATAGGAACTGGCTAAAATCGATAACCAAATAGTCTTCCAGTGGCTTCATATCAGGTTATATTGTAAATTAATGGCTTCGGTTTGTGCGCCGGGGCGCGGCGCGGCCACATCCGAATATAGTTTTTCTCCGTTAATACGGATGGGGCAACGGGTTGTACTCAAACTGCTGCCATCGGGCAGTTTTACTTCCTGCTTCATTCCCATTACTTTATAGCCTTCGTGCTCAAGGGTTTCCTTATAAGTTAAAACTTGGGAGCACCAAATGCCTTCGGCTTCCAGTTCACTTAGCCACTTGGTTGTGGTTTTTTGTTTTATCTTTTCTGCCAGCAGGGTCATAATCTCGTCGCGCTTATCAAACCACGATGCTTTTTCGGGGTATAATTCGGCAAGGTTATCAACGCCTAAAGCCTTCCCTATTTTAAACAAGTCGCCCATAGCCAGGGTAAGGTAACTATCCTGTGTTTCATATATCCCGTAAGGGGCGCTTAAATAAGCATGGCCGTTGCCTTTTACGGCACTGCGTTGCGGCAGTTTACCGCCATCGTTTAAATAGGTGGTTATCACTTCAAATTGCAAGTCAATCACCGATTCCATGAGGCTCACCTCTACCAGCAAACCCGTATTGGTTTTGGCGCGTTTAATTAGCGCGGCTAAAATACCTTGCACAAAATGCGCACCGCAAATCATATCGGCTGTAGCCAAACCAAAGGGTACCGGGCCGGCATCATTAGTGCCCGATAAATAGGCCAAGCCGGATAAGGATTGAATCAATAAATCCTGGCCGGGACGCAAAGCCCAGGGGCCTTTTGTGCCATAGCCGGTTACAACACCGTAAACTATGCGCGGATTAATAGCCTTAACCGACTCATAATCGAGCCCAATTTTTTCCATTACGCCGGGGCGGAAATTATGGGTAATAACATCGGCCTGTTTAATGAGCTTTTTTATGCGCTCCATATCATCCGGGTCTTTCAAATCTGCCGCGTACGATTCTTTATTGCGGTTAATGGTATGAAAAACCAAACTATCACCATTTACAAAAATATTGCGGATGGCTATCTGGCGGCCAGCTTCGCCTTTTACCGGGCGTTCAATTTTAATAACGCGCGCGCCCAAATCGGCAAGCCGCAAGCCTGCTGTTGGCGCGGCCATAAACTGCGCAAACTCTAATACAAGCAAACCCTCCAATGGCTTTATCATGCCTGTACCTTTTGTTTTGATTGCAGATAGAGGTCGTCCATTTGCTTTAATACTTCGCGTTCATCGCCGCCGTTCATCAGGTAATTGCGTACCATATCGCCTGCATGATCCTGAAAAAACATGTGGCCAAAATACCGCGGGCGCAAATAGGCACGTTGCAATGCCGGTAAAGTATTGGCAAAATAATTATGCGTTATTTGATTAGTTTGGGCATCCGTCCAGGCGGTTAAATGCCCTGGCTGGCCGCCATTATGGGTATATAAGCCAAGCTGGCAAGCGGGTGATGCCACAAATTGAGCATATTGCATGGCTATATCAACATGTTTGCAATTTGACGAAATGGCAATACCCGTACCGCCTAACGAGCTGCGTAAATTTGAACTGCCGTTAAGGGTTATCATGTCATGAAAATGAAGCAATTGACGTGCATAACCATTGCGCGAATAATTTGAATAACCATAAGCAAACGGGCAATAAGCTATATCATCGCCCAGCGTCATGGTTTCGTATATCTGGATCGGATTTTTATTAAAACAAGCCACATCGATGTTTTGGGCCAGCTCCCTGTATAATTGCAGTGCTTTAATACCGGTGGCTTCGCTTATCACTTTGTCTTCCTGCTGGCAAGGGTCTTCGCCCAGTGAACAGCAAAAAGTATAAAACGTCATTAACGAATCTATCGGTATGGCCGGAAAAGCTACCAGGCCGCGTTTTGCCAGGGCAAGCAAATCGTTATAGGTTTTAGGCAGCTCCAGGCCGTATTTTTTAAACAGATCGGGGCGGCTGGCGGCTACCGGCGTTGCAGCATCTATTGCCAACGCCCACTGGTGCCCATCGTATGAGTAACTTTCGTAAGAATGGCCAACGGTATTTGCTTCCTGATCTTGCAAAAAGCTTTTCGATAAATATTTATCAAACGGAAGTATCGATCCTGTTTTAGCGGCAAAACCAGCCCAGGGATGGTCTATCACCAATAAATCATACCTTTCGGCTAACTGCTGGATGGAAAGATCTGCGAATTGTTGTAGCGAGCGCTTTTCCCAGGTTATGTTTACCAATGGGTTTAATTCGGCAAAGCGCTGCGCAGTGGCTGTCATGGGTACAAAACCGCGGCTATGGTTCCAGGTAATTCCTTTTAGTGTAATGTTATCAAGCATGTGTATCAGTATAAACCATAATTTAATCGCTCAAATTATTGAGCATAGCTTGTGCAGCAATACGCGGCCTAACAATAAATTGGTAATTGATTAGATTTTAATTGAAACAAATTTACCAGAGATGGGCATAGGCATGTTGTATAATTTAAGCAAGCCATTGTAGGATGTTAGCATGAGTACACTAACATTGATGGTAGAAAAGGAAAGAAGATGTAATATTTAACACAGCATATCAATAATCAAATAATGTTTTGCTGTTAGATACCTAAATTCATTATCGGATACCGCGCTCCTCTATTTTGCAGTGAACAAGGCAGTAAATTAATTTACTCGGTATCCTGCAAATGATAGGTATTGTTTACCCAATAGCTTGCCGCGCCAAAAAGCGGTGCAAGTTCGCCCAATTCGGTTATTTCGATAGGGATATGAATATCTTTTTTGTTTAAGCAACTTAAAAGATGTGGCATAAACCGTAACGATGCTTTGGTAATATTACCACCAATAACTATTACATCGGGGTGCTCTTTTTCAATAAAGCTCTCTAAAAACACGGCCAAATTTTCGGCAAAAAGCTTAAAAACAGCCCGCGCTACGCCCGAAACACCGCATATATCATTCAAAGCCTTTACGTTGGCTATGTTGATGCCCGTGCGGTCAAAATATTCTTTTAAAAACCAGCGGGTTGATATGTAGTCTTCAGCAATTCCATCCATCATTGGCGAATTCCATAATTCACCATCAGCAGCTACACCGTTGTTGTAAACAGCGGTACCTAAACCGGTGCCCAGGGTTAAAGCAATTGCTTTTTTGCTATTTAACGCAGCACCCGCAAACACTTCGCCTTTTAAAAAACACTCGGCATCGTTAAACATTAAAATGTTTGCTGTTGGTATATTAAGCCTTTGGGCCAATAGTTGTTTAATATTTAAACCGTATAACGAATCGTATTTTTTGTTGCCTTTTATGTATGATATTCCGGCTTCATAATCAAACGGGCCGGGCATAGCTATGCCAATTTTTTTTTCGGTTATGTTTACCGTAGCAAAAGCTTGTTCAATTATTGCGGTCCAGGCTGCAATAATATCTGTAGCCTCTCCCCACGAATTAATAAATGCCCTGAAATACGACTTTTGCACTATTTCCCTTGTATTCAAATCTACAAAACCAACCGTTATGTGCGATCCGCCAATATCAATACCTAAAATTAAATCTTCTTGTTTCATCATAAATTTTGTTGCTGCATAAGCTATGCACGGAGCAGTAAATTTAGCATTTCATTCTAATAATTCAAATATTCAAAGCACCAATCTGTACTATGGTTTACCTTGCTTTACGGGTAATTGCGGGGCGTGGTATTCGGTAAAAAACACACATCCAGCCTTCGCTTTTAAACCTTTAAGCCAGGGATAATAGGACTAACATACAATACATTACAACTGTAATATTAATATTTAACCTCCAACTAAAACAGTTAGCTATTTTTCGATGTTGTAGCACCTAAAAAACAGGATAACCATATGACTACAGAAATTTACCCGGGGCAGCCCTACCCCTTAGGTGCAACATGGGATGGCAAAAGCGTTAATTTTGCGTTATACGCCGACAATGCCACGGCAGTAACTTTATGTTTATTTAACTCGGTTAACGACGAAACCGAAATTGAAAAAATACAGTTAACCGAACGCTCGCACCAGGTATGGCATGTTTGCCTGCCCGGAATAAAACCAGGCCAGTTATATGGCTACCGGGTTGATGGACCTTACGAACCCCAAAACGGGCATCGTTACAATCAAAACAAGTTACTGATAGACCCTTATGCCAAAGCTATTGCAGGCATGATTGACTGGAACAACGGCATTTTTGGCTACGAACCCGGCAACCCGGAAGAGGACCTTAGCTTTAGCAATATTGACAGTGCGCCATTCATTCCAAAAGCGGTAGTTATCGACCCTTCTTTTAATTGGGAAAACGATTGCAGCCCTAACAGGCCCTATCATTTATCCATCATATACGAAGCACACGTTAAAGGCTTAACCCAAACCCATCCCGACATACCCGACGAAATTAGGGGAACCTATGCAGGCATGGCCCACCCCGCCATGATTGCCTATTTAACAAGCCTTGGCATTACCGCTATTGAACTGATGCCCGTGCACCATTTTGTAATAGACGGGCATTTGAAAGAGAAAGGTTTAAGTAATTATTGGGGCTACAACACCATTGGCTTTTTTGCACCTCACTCGGGTTATTCAAGTTCGGGAGTAGTTGGCGAGCAGGTAACCGAGTTTAAAAACATGGTTAAAGAATTGCACAAAGCCGGCATTGAAGTGATACTGGATGTGGTTTACAACCATACCGCCGAAGGTAACCATTTAGGCCCAACGGTATCGTTTAAGGGTATAGACAATGCATCGTACTACCGCTTAACCGACGACAAACGCTACTATAACGATTATACCGGTACCGGCAACACCTTAAATGCCAATTTGCCAAACGTATTGCGTTTGCTGATGGATAGTTTGCGCTACTGGGTTACCGAGATGCACGTTGATGGTTTTAGGTTTGATTTGGCTGCAACCCTTGCGCGCGAACTGCACGCAGTAAACCAGTTAAGTGCCTTTTTTGATATTATTTACCAGGACCCTATTATATCGCAGGTTAAACTGATTGCCGAACCGTGGGACATTGGCGAAGGTGGTTACCAGGTGGGCAAGTTTCCGC includes:
- a CDS encoding ribulose-bisphosphate carboxylase large subunit family protein encodes the protein MERITAKYYIETPYALEKAAQVLAGEQSSGTFVAVPGETEELKARFAARVEKITPLESVTQPAIPGATAKDGLYHRAIIEVSWSIENFGYNLPVLVSTLQGNLYEITQFTGLKLMDIDLPPSYGEHFIGPRFGIAGSRKSTGVEDRPLIGTIIKPSIGMSPQQTAQLVKTLAEAGIDFIKDDELLSSAANSKFEDRVDAIMHVINAHADKTGKKVMYAFNLSDEVDSMLARYDYIVKAGGTCAMISINSVGLAGTKKICDQGQLVIHGHRNGWGMINRHPLLGIEFPAYQKLWRLAGVDQLHVNGIQNKFWESDDSVVRSMEACLTPLFKGETPIPVVSSGQWGGQAFETYRRTGTTDLLYMAGGGIMAHPDGPGGGVVALQQAWEGAVNGLTLQDAAKQYPEFAKSVTKFGSK
- a CDS encoding aspartate/glutamate racemase family protein — translated: MKPKTLGLIHTSHTLIPVFQQLCKEYLPGITTFNIVDDSLVRNIRERGQLTPAISKRVADYVASAEDSGADFILVTCSSIGAAVEASAEVAHVPVLRVDQPMADLAVQTGKRIGVIATLSTTLEPTSDLVKRRAALAGKEIELTSQVCEGAFDALMSGDAAKHDALVADVLRDLSKKVDVILLAQASMARVVDTLAEEDKIVPIVASPPNAIKYLASILN
- the fucP gene encoding L-fucose:H+ symporter permease, whose product is MQPASNTEVISESSLKGKTLMLPFVLICSLFFLWGMVHNLDGILIPHLKKACQLNNRQSTLVDTSIFLAYFLMAVPAGMLLKRFGYKNSIIIGLVLATIGAALFVPSANALAYTGFLGALFIIGCGIAILETAANPYSAILGDPAGATTRLNIAAFFNGIAAMVGPFVGTKLILSGTDYSEVQLKAMSVTQRSAYFLHEASSVKMPYTVLAIALALVAILFFVAKLPEIKASTKEETSGGNFFGALKHKHLSWAVVAQFFYVGAQVCVTSFFIRMAKQGAGFDEIKAGYYLAMYGFLFMGGRFVGTIFLQFIKSHKLLSIYAVVAALLCAVAILGKGSYVVYCLGAIGFFMSIMFPTIFALGIDGIGDDTKPGSSWLIMSIVGGAVVPYLMATVIDLNGDNIQIGYIIPLICFIVILYFGVSGYKIKKSIA
- a CDS encoding four-carbon acid sugar kinase family protein — translated: MANKHKLLLAYYGDDFTGSTDALEFLTRAGIKTVLFIVAPTVEQLEKYDGLQAIGVAGMTRSMSPADMEGQLLPAFLALKQLGVPHVHYKVCSTFDSSPRIGSIGKAADIGAKIFSAPFIPLLVAAPALGRYCAFGNLFARMGIGSKGEIFRLDRHPSMSKHPVTPADEGDLRLHLAKQTVQTIGLIDILTIGLSQQQSEKKLQEQVDAGKQIILFDALYEDQLFPIAQLIDGYASADKPLFSIGSSGIEMALGKLWAAQGIAQSKTEWQAAGEAKTMLVVSGSCSPVTAIQIEYAIDNNFADIALDTIAIASSKDLKTTVAVYIHLIAQLLQRGIPVIIHTSLGTEDPRFKKTYDFFAQQGLTQNDIREKTAQLYGTALGLIAVGVAGKTTLQRLLIAGGDTSGYVARAMGIEAVEMIVPVSPGAPLCKAYAPGSAADGMEVNFKGGQVGAENYFELVLKGQTTT
- a CDS encoding Gfo/Idh/MocA family protein, with product MQIPYKPILPHTAVPIVIIGAGGIVGDAHLPAYKKAGFNVIGITNRTRGKAEKLAAEWGIPNVYDNVADAVAHSPANTVYDITIMPDQFIETLEALPDGVGVLIQKPMGDYFWQSKKILAVCRRKNLAAAINCQLRFAPYVNAARYLIEQGIIGELYDMEVRVTLQTPWELFPHVMVHPRLEIQYHSIHYIDLMRSFLGDPKTVMAKTLKHPAKTLSSSRSTILFDYGDTMHAVINTNHDHSFGPHNQESFIKWEGTKGAIKARMGLLMDYPHGVPDKFEYCVLEEGKTPEWHEIELEGSWFPDAFIGTMSSLMRYKNGESDVLPTSVEDVIKTMAVVESAYLSSDNGGVVVSERF
- a CDS encoding MaoC family dehydratase, whose product is MYFKSTFFEDYTIGDKRVTFGRTITETDFVVHAGHTGDFFPHHMDAEWCATQPFKQRIAHGTMIFSIGIGLTASEINPEAFSKGYDKLRFVKPVFIGDTIHSEITISEKAGAKKPEYGTVTEHVEIINQHGEVVVVCDHLLLVKKQTV